A genomic stretch from Perognathus longimembris pacificus isolate PPM17 chromosome 5, ASM2315922v1, whole genome shotgun sequence includes:
- the Usf3 gene encoding basic helix-loop-helix domain-containing protein USF3 isoform X2, whose translation MPEMTEHETPTKKQHRKKNRETHNAVERHRKKKINAGINRIGELIPCSPALKQSKNMILDQAFKYITELKRQNDELLLNGGNNEQAEEIKKLRKQLEEIQKENGRYIELLKANDICLYDDPTIHWKGNLKNSKVSVVIPSDQLQKNIIVYSNGSQPGSNSQGTAVQGIAFNVGHNLQKQTANVVPVQRTCNLVTPVSISGAYPSENKPWHQTTVSSLAANQSVPLCLPATISTQNILELSTSESESSMLGATTGSLIAVSVGPEPHQLRSLQTCVNEKNTAENNNGQESPKLLKKTAPCVTGIPQSSSAAATKAQAYQGPKSCQDFRGNFQNTFVVAVTSTVSSQPPSSAGHASSASMSKSTDSANTTTVVAPSAPGVGKTATPASTLSANSLDNGWTLSCSLPSSSVSTSDLKNISNSLTRISSAGNTQTTWTTLQLAGNTIQPLSQTPASTVSPVLNELGTSPTTSNHSRHVTTGINLNNSLPEDGQPAEHVVVTSPSCSSLPMQPLVAQPQMKSQPPKNILPLNSAMQVIQMAQPVGSAVNAAPANQNVIILQPPSTTPCPTVMRAEVPNQTVGQQIVIIQAANQNPLPLLSAPPTASVRLPVNGASTLIGSHNSVQNVSTPQTFGGKHLVHILPRPSSLSTCNSTQTFSVTVSNQQQPQTISLNGQLFALQPVMSSSGTTNQTPMQIIQPTTSEDPNTNVALNTFGALASLNQSISQMAGQSCVQLSISQPANLQTAANSQSTPANCVSLTTTIAPPLTTENSAPLSSTYSLVTASSMNNTVTCSPPATKSKRLSKKPGAKKHIAANKLACPSNPGRDVGKLDCPSTEGPRESSSSDGLLESLPVVLPSLTMSQANTGSVSASHSLNILNSESVIPESVSKSKSAEESSLPSQESEASEHFAVAPAKSKDSTLALPQETSQDKAPISVALSDATKSSASGSVPIPSPNNAQSLVSQVSGLSSTSSSTSTECVSEVEILTEPCRAQQESPDTVQTASLFKGQGLTTLLSDLAKEKNPQKSSLSVQMDHSDFSSENSKVVDPSVDSQSKQELLLINSDDRDPPQHHPCLPDQEVINGSLLTSRQADSPMSTSSGSSRSFSVASMLPETAREDVTSATTNTCESCTFAEQTDIVALAARAIFDQENIEKGRVGIQADIREVTSKPSETSSLEGDQPFKSQMPRENDTGQTEATPSEFNSQDSIEVTVDRPLEKPSCSVGIKTSNASLQVSASQPPSLTSLSVNNLIHQNNISHPMVSCSGLAQTSEQAPVPVTVNPTVSSSSYGSQPPGPSLITEYSQEQLSTMTTAIPNSQTQESLLKPSHESRKDSAKRTVQEDLLLSSAKRQKHCQPVPLRLESMPLMSRTPDSISDQTQMMVSQIPPNSSNSVVPVSNPAAHGDGLKRLFPPGNNFVAPTLRQSEVQCSSQPSVAEQQQQQQQTQTNPHLQALQQHVPAQGVSHLHSNHLYIKQQQQAGQLRERHHLYQLQHHVPHAESAVHSQPHSVHQQRTLQQEVQMQKKRNLVQGTQASQLSLQPKHHGTEQSRPKSGQPHPHHQQIQQQMQQHFGNSQPEKSCENPSTSRNHHSHPQNHLNQDIMHQQQDVGSRQQGSGVSSDHVSGHNPMQRLLPSRGLEQQMVSQPSIVTRPSDMTCTPHRPERNRVSSYSAEALIGKTSSNSEQRMGISIQGSRVSDQLEMRSYLDVPRNKSIAIHNMQGRMDHPVASDIRLSECQTFKPSGASQQPQSNFEVQSSRNNEIGNPVSSLRSMQSQAFRISQNTGPPPIDRQKRLPYPPVQSIPPGNALPPRDSENPCHQSFMQSLLAPHLGDQIIGSQRSLSEHPRNTQCGPSSAIEYSCPPTHESVHIRRESESQNRESCDMSLGAMNTRNGTLSIPFSSSSSSGEIQGRNTSPNVSVQKSNPMRITDSHGTKGHMNPPVTTNMHGVARPALPHPAVSHGSAEPGPPVRQANSSVPQRSRHPLQDSSGSKIRPPERNRSGNQRHSNVFDPSLPHLPLSTSGSMILGRQQPSTEKRGSIVRFMPDSPQVPNDNSGPDQHTLSQNFGFPFIPEGSMNPPINANSSFIPQVTQPSATRTPALIPVDPQNTLSSFYPPYSPAHPPLSNDISIPYFPNQMFSNPSTEKVNSGSLNNRFGSILSPPRPVGFAQPSFPLLPDMPPMHMTNSHLSNFNMTSLFPEIATALPDGSAMSPLLTIANSSASDSSKQSSNRPAHNISHILGHDCSSAV comes from the exons AGCAAGAATATGATCCTGGACCAAGCCTTTAAATATATAACAGAATTGAAAAGGCAAAACGATGAACTCCTGCTTAATGGAGGAAATAATGAACAAG ctgaagaaataaaaaagctacGAAAACAACTGGAAGAAatccaaaaagaaaatggccGATATATCGAGTTGCTGAAAGCAAATGACATATGCTTATATGATGACCCCACAATCCACTGGAAAGGAAATCTTAAAAACTCAAAGGTGTCTGTTGTTATTCCATCCGACCAGCTTCAAAAAAATATCATTGTTTATTCCAACGGGAGTCAGCCTGGTTCAAACAGCCAGGGAACAGCTGTTCAAGGGATAGCCTTTAATGTTGGTCATAATTTACAAAAGCAGACTGCCAATGTGGTGCCAGTACAGAGGACTTGCAATCTTGTGACTCCCGTGTCTATTTCTGGAGCTTACCCTTCGGAAAACAAGCCATGGCATCAGACGACGGTTTCTTCATTGGCTGCCAACCAGTCTGTTCCTCTTTGTCTTCCTGCTACCATTTCCACTCAAAATATTTTGGAGCTTTCCACCTCTGAAAGTGAATCGAGTATGCTTGGTGCCACTACTGGCTCACTGATTGCTGTGTCTGTGGGGCCTGAACCTCACCAACTTCGTTCCTTGCAAACATGTGTCAATGAGAAAAACACTGCAGAAAATAACAATGGGCAAGAGAGCCCCAAATTGCTAAAGAAAACAGCCCCTTGTGTTACAGGCATTCCCCAGAGCTCCTCAGCAGCTGCCACAAAAGCCCAAGCATACCAGGGCCCCAAGTCCTGCCAGGACTTCCGAGGCAATTTTCAGAACACCTTTGTTGTTGCAGTGACTTCCACAGTCAGCTCGCAGCCTCCCAGTTCTGCAGGCCATGCTTCTTCAGCGAGCATGAGCAAGAGCACAGACTCGGCAAATACCACCACCGTGGTAGCACCATCTGCCCCTGGAGTCGGGAAGACCGCCACTCCAGCAAGCACTCTTTCTGCAAACTCCTTGGACAATGGTTGGactctttcttgttctttgccTTCTTCAAGTGTTAGCACTTCTGATTTGAAAAACATTAGTAATAGCCTTACCCGAATTTCTTCAGCTGGAAACACACAAACAACATGGACTACTTTACAATTGGCAGGAAACACAATTCAGCCCTTAAGCCAGACACCAGCATCTACTGTGTCTCCAGTATTAAATGAGCTTGGTACCAGCCCTACCACAAGCAACCACAGTAGACATGTGACTACAGGCATCAACTTAAATAATTCCCTTCCAGAAGATGGGCAGCCAGCTGAGCACGTAGTAGTAACCTCTCCTTCCTGTTCATCTTTACCTATGCAGCCACTAGTTGCCCAGCCACAaatgaaatctcagcctcccaaaaatATCCTTCCACTGAATTCAGCAATGCAAGTGATTCAGATGGCTCAGCCAGTTGGGTCAGCTGTCAATGCAGCTCCAGCAAACCAAAACGTCATCATTCTTCAGCCACCCAGCACAACGCCATGCCCAACAGTTATGAGAGCAGAAGTTCCCAACCAAACTGTAGGTCAACAGATTGTCATCATACAGGCAGCCAATCAGAATCCACTGCCACTGCTCTCTGCTCCCCCTACTGCTTCTGTTCGACTCCCTGTCAATGGAGCCAGTACTCTAATAGGGTCTCATAATTCAGTGCAAAATGTTTCAACCCCTCAGACTTTTGGAGGAAAGCACCTTGTTCACATACTACCAAGACCTTCATCTCTATCCACATGTAATTCAACACAGACTTTTTCTGTTACAGTGTCAAACCAGCAACAGCCTCAAACCATTTCTTTAAATGGACAGCTCTTTGCTTTGCAGCCTGTGATGTCTTCATCAGGAACCACAAACCAAACCCCTATGCAAATTATTCAGCCCACCACCAGCGAAGATCCAAATACCAATGTTGCCCTGAATACATTTGGTGCTTTGGCCAGCCTCAATCAAAGCATATCACAGATGGCTGGGCAGAGCTGTGTGCAACTGTCTATTAGTCAGCCTGCCAATCTTCAAACTGCTGCAAATAGTCAAAGCACCCCAGCTAACTGTGTTTCTTTAACAACAACTATAGCACCTCCCTTGACCACAGAGAATTCAGCCCCACTATCTAGTACTTATAGTCTTGTGACTGCTTCCTCCATGAACAACACTGTCACGTGTTCGCCACCTGCCACAAAGTCAAAGAGATTGAGTAAGAAGCCAGGGGCCAAGAAACACATAGCAGCTAACAAGCTGGCATGTCCCTCGAATCcaggcagagatgtgggcaaGTTAGATTGCCCCAGCACCGAAGGTCCCAGAGAATCATCATCTAGTGATGGGCTGCTGGAAAGCCTCCCTGTTGTCCTGCCATCTCTCACCATGTCCCAGGCAAATACTGGAAGTGTTTCTGCTTCACATTCCTTGAACATTCTCAATTCTGAATCAGTCATTCCTGAGTCTGTCTCCAAATCGAAGTCAGCCGAGGAGTCTAGCTTACCCTCCCAAGAATCTGAAGCTAGTGAACATTTTGCAGTGGCCCCAGCAAAATCCAAAGACTCTACCCTCGCTTTGCCACAAGAGACATCTCAGGATAAAGCACCAATTAGTGTTGCACTGTCGGATGCCACCAAGTCCTCCGCTTCAGGCAGTGTGCCGATCCCATCTCCAAATAATGCCCAGAGTTTAGTTTCTCAGGTTTCCGGTTTGTCATCCACCTCAAGCTCTACAAGTACTGAGTGTGTTTCTGAGGTAGAAATCCTCACAGAACCTTGCCGAGCCCAACAGGAGTCACCGGATACAGTGCAAACGGCAAGTCTCTTCAAGGGGCAGGGTCTAACTACGTTGCTGTCTGATCTTGCTAAAGAAAAGAACCCTCAGAAATCCTCTCTTTCAGTCCAAATGGATCATTCTGACTTTTCATCAGAAAATTCTAAGGTAGTTGATCCCAGTGTTGATTCACAGTCCAAACAGGAACTACTACTGATAAACAGTGATGATCGAGACCCACCACAGCATCATCCCTGCCTCCCTGATCAAGAGGTTATTAATGGTTCTCTGCTCACCAGCAGGCAGGCTGACTCTCCCATGTCAACCAGCTCTGGCAGCAGTCGTAGTTTCTCAGTCGCATCCATGCTTCCTGAAACAGCTAGAGAAGATGTGACCAGCGCAACAACAAATACATGTGAAAGCTGTACCTTCGCAGAGCAAACTGATATAGTAGCTCTTGCAGCAAGAGCTATTTTTGACCAGGAGAACATTGAGAAGGGAAGAGTTGGTATCCAGGCTGATATAAGGGAAGTTACTTCCAAGCCTTCTGAAACGTCATCTTTGGAGGGAGACCAGCCTTTCAAATCACAAATGCCCAGAGAGAATGACACAGGCCAGACAGAAGCAACACCAAGTGAATTTAACTCTCAAGATTCAATTGAGGTAACAGTGGATAGACCCCTGGAAAAACCAAGTTGTTCTGTAGGAATTAAAACATCAAATGCATCCTTACAAGTTTCAGCTTCCCAGCCACCAAGTCTTACCAGCTTAAGTGTGAATAATCTCATCCATCAGAACAACATCAGCCATCCTATGGTTAGCTGTTCAGGTTTAGCCCAAACTTCGGAACAAGCACCTGTTCCGGTGACAGTTAATCCGACTGTTTCATCCAGCTCCTATGGCAGCCAGCCTCCTGGACCATCTCTGATAACAGAATATTCCCAGGAACAGCTGAGTACTATGACTACTGCCATCCCAAATTCACAGACTCAAGAGTCTCTTCTGAAACCAAGTCATGAAAGCCGTAAAGATTCTGCAAAGCGCACTGTCCAAGAGGACCTTTTGCTGTCTTCAGCCAAACGCCAAAAACATTGCCAGCCAGTGCCCCTCAGGCTTGAAAGTATGCCCCTGATGAGCCGAACTCCAGACAGCATTTCTGATCAGACGCAAATGATGGTTAGTCAGATCCCTCCCAACTCTTCAAACTCAGTCGTGCCTGTTAGCAACCCAGCAGCACATGGAGATGGCCTTAAAAGATTATTTCCACCTGGTAACAACTTTGTGGCTCCTACTCTGAGGCAAAGTGAAGTTCAGTGTAGTTCTCAGCCTTCAGTTgctgagcagcagcagcagcagcagcaaactcAGACAAATCCGCATCTCCAGGCCCTCCAGCAGCATGTTCCTGCTCAAGGGGTCTCCCACCTTCACAGTAACCACCTGTAcataaaacagcagcagcaagcaGGGCAGTTAAGAGAGCGGCATCATTTGTATCAACTACAGCATCATGTACCTCATGCTGAGAGTGCTGTCCATTCTCAGCCCCACAGTGTGCACCAACAGAGAACTCTGCAGCAGGAAGTTCAAATGCAGAAAAAGAGGAATCTTGTCCAGGGCACTCAGGCCTCTCAGCTCTCCTTACAACCAAAGCACCATGGAACAGAGCAATCCAGACCCAAGAGTGGtcagccacatccccaccaccaGCAGATACAGCAACAGATGCAGCAACACTTTGGAAATTCCCAGCCAGAGAAGAGCTGTGAAAACCCTTCAACTAGCCGGAACCACCATAGCCATCCCCAGAACCATCTCAATCAAGACATTATGCATCAGCAACAGGATGTCGGAAGCAGACAGCAAGGTTCTGGGGTCTCTTCTGACCATGTATCTGGACACAATCCAATGCAGAGACTTTTGCCATCAAGGGGTTTGGAACAGCAGATGGTGTCCCAACCAAGTATTGTGACCAGACCTTCCGATATGACCTGTACTCCACACAGGCCAGAGAGAAATCGAGTTTCAAGTTATTCTGCCGAGGCACTTATTGGAAAGACATCTTCTAATTCTGAGCAGAGGATGGGTATATCAATTCAAGGCTCCAGAGTTTCAGATCAGCTTGAAATGAGAAGCTATCTTGATGTTCCCAGaaataagagcatagctattcaTAATATGCAGGGTCGCATGGACCACCCTGTCGCCTCAGATATCCGCCTTTCTGAATGTCAGACATTTAAACCAAGTGGAGCCAGTCAACAGCCCCAGAGTAATTTCGAAGTACAGTCTTCAAGAAACAATGAAATTGGTAACCCTGTATCATCACTGAGGAGTATGCAGTCCCAAGCTTTTCGAATTAGTCAGAACACTGGCCCGCCACCAATTGACCGGCAAAAGAGATTACCTTATCCACCAGTGCAGAGCATCCCCCCAGGAAATGCTCTTCCACCAAGGGACAGTGAAAACCCATGCCACCAGAGTTTCATGCAGAGTTTGCTTGCCCCTCACCTGGGCGATCAGATCATTGGAAGCCAGAGATCACTCTCAGAACATCCAAGAAATACACAATGTGGACCATCCTCCGCAATTGAATATAGCTGTCCTCCGACTCATGAAAGTGTCCATATtagaagagagagtgagagtcAGAATAGGGAAAGTTGTGACATGTCTTTAGGTGCTATGAACACCAGGAATGGCACCTTGAGTATTCCTTTTTCAAGTTCTTCTTCCTCGGGAGAGATTCAAGGTCGAAACACAAGTCCCAACGTCTCTGTACAGAAGTCCAATCCCATGAGGATTACTGACAGTCATGGAACCAAGGGCCACATGAACCCACCTGTCACCACCAACATGCACGGGGTTGCAAGGCCGGCTTTGCCACACCCAGCTGTGTCTCATGGAAGTGCTGAGCCAGGGCCTCCTGTGCGCCAGGCTAATTCTTCAGTTCCCCAGAGATCAAGACATCCCCTGCAAGACAGTAGTGGATCCAAAATCCGTCCGCCTGAAAGGAATCGTTCTGGAAACCAAAGGCACAGTAATGTCTTTGATCCAAGTCttccccatcttcctctctctactAGTGGCAGTATGATTCTTGGACGACAACAGCCTTCTACAGAGAAGAGAGGAAGTATTGTTCGTTTCATGCCTGACAGTCCCCAAGTACCTAATGATAATTCAGGTCCTGATCAACATACGCTATCACAAAATTTTGGCTTTCCCTTTATTCCGGAGGGCAGCATGAATCCACCAATAAATGCTAACTCTTCTTTCATTCCACAGGTCACTCAGCCCAGTGCCACTCGAACTCCAGCCCTCATTCCAGTAGATCCCCAAAATACTTTATCCTCCTTTTATCCTCCCTATTCTCCTGCTCATCCGCCGCTGTCCAATGATATTTCAATCCCCTATTTTCCTAATCAAATGTTCTCCAATCCTAGCACAGAGAAAGTAAACAGTGGAAGTTTAAATAATCGGTTCGGATCAATTTTATCTCCTCCTAGACCTGTTGGCTTTGCCCAACCAAGTTTTCCTCTTCTCCCGGATATGCCCCCAATGCACATGACCAACTCACACTTATCCAATTTTAATATGACATCTTTGTTTCCAGAAATAGCAACAGCTCTTCCTGATGGCTCAGCAATGTCACCTTTGCTTACAATAGCAAACTCTTCTGCCTCTGACTCttccaagcagtcctcaaatagACCTGCCCACAACATAAGCCATATTTTAGGTCATGATTGCAGTTCTGCTGTTTAA